The sequence below is a genomic window from Piliocolobus tephrosceles isolate RC106 chromosome 8, ASM277652v3, whole genome shotgun sequence.
TGGCCTCTCCGGGCTCAGCTACTACCCTCCGATGGCGTCTCCAGGCCCCGGACTTCCTCCAGCTGGCTTTTCTAGGCCCAGCTCCGGTCTCCCGGCAGCCTCTCCAGGCGCAAAATGTCCTCAGGGGGGCCCCTCCTGGGGCAGTTCCTGCCTCCCATCGGCCTCCAGAGGgccagcctctgccttcctggtggCAGCCgctccaggcccagctcttccTCCCCGCTGCAGCCTCCACAGGCCCCACTCCTGCCTCGCAAGCAACAGCCTCTTTGGGCTCAGCTcctgcccagctcctgcctcccagCATCCTCTTTAGACCCACCTCATTCGTCACAGGTAACGGCCATTCCAGGCCCAGTCTTTGCCTTTTGCGACCTCTCCAGGCCCAGAACTTCCTCAGGCTGGCTTCTCCAAGCCCGGTTATACTAGCTCCTGTCTCACAATGGCCTCTTCTCGCCCACCTTCGGCGTTATAGTGGACAGTCAAGCCCATCTTCTGCGTCTTCGTggccttttctccctttcctcttgCCCCACAGTCACCTCTTCTGGATCCATCTTTTTAATCTTTGGTGGTCAAGAGTATTAAGGAGCCTAAAGCTTCCCTGGACCCTTATTTATTGGTAACGTTACAGCAGAGTGACTTAGCAAAACACCTGCCTCTTCTTTTAACCTTGATAATGATTTGTgacaaatttataataaattttacctACATGGTTTcatactgatttttgttttatttagtgtctgtttttgttgttttttttttttgggtgggaaTGGGAATGAGCCTCTGCTTGGGCCCTTTTTCTTCACTCTGGATGTGGTAGCTTCTCACTTcatgttttctgtatttatattgtttacagttatgtttttttttagggtcttgctctgtcacccaggctggagtggagtcgtgtgatcatggctcactgcagccttggcctttTGTCCTCAAGTTCTCCCAActcagcatcttgagtagctgatactacaggcacatgccaccatgcctggttaatttctgattttttctgaGAGGttggttctcactgtgttgctcaggctgttcccAGACTTTTAGACACAAGCCATCCttttgcctgagcctcccaaagtgctgagattacaagcataaaCTACCATGCGTGGCTTGCTATTTGCTTGTCATGAACTATTAAGAGTTTAGTTTTTGATTAATATACTATTTCTATGTAGATTTATGTAGATATAGATAGTTGAAATTTTTCATGGATAccaattttttccctttttttgaggcaaagtacCACTTTTCcttcaggatggagtgcagtggtatgatcccagctcactacaacctcttctttcttggcttaagtgatcctccaccctcagcctgttgagtagctgggatcccaGGTTCGAGCTgccatacccaggtaatttttatatttcttgtagagaggggggtctcaccatgtttcccgggctggtttcaaactcctagactcaagcgatcctcccccgtCAGCCTCttgcagtgctgggattacaggtgggagccaccacacctggcctaccattttcttttcatggatcattaaGAATTTACTTTATGCcaacacagtgactcatgcctgtaatcccagcaccttaggaagATGAGATgtgtggattacgaggtcaggagttcaagaccagcctgtccaaggtggtgaaaccccatctttaccaaaaattagccacgtgtggtggcccgtgcctataatcctagctactccagagggtgaggcaggagaattgcttgaatctgggaggcggaggtggcagtgagctgagatcacaccactgcactccagcctgggtgacagagactccatctcaaaaaaaaaaaaattactttttttattataatgtaaatatgtaaatatatgtgtatatgtattcatatgtgaatatatgtgtgtatatattttcatagcatacacacacgcacatatacattgtgaaatggatATTTGAATACCTAGAAATTGAtaagcttcttcctggttttgaaACCACCTTTAGCACAAACACGAAAGAAGTACAAACTATCATTATTAATGACAATGGACCAAGATGACCATGAGTCAATAGTACTTTGCACCTCAACCACCTTCCAGCAGAGCATCTCAAAGGGCTGCGTATATCTGAACATCACACCCTTTCACATAAACTAGGATGATTTGTAGTTATTACTTCTTTTAAGACCTCATTGCAATCCTTGTCAGAGTGAAATCAAACTATTTCTCAAATCACAGAGATACTGAATAACAGGTTTGGTCAGGAAATAGGTATTGCATTTGGTTTGTCATGACAAGCTCCTGGCCTAGGCAGATGGAATATagcagaaatgtgtgtgtgtgaacattcTTGCTCACAGATGTGGCTGAGGAAGTGGGGGGTAGAATTTGATAAAACCAGCAGGGAGCAGGCTTCTGGGAAGAGGGCACTTGTTTTGGCAGCAGCTGTGTAACTCTAGAATGAACAAAGGCTTGTAATCCACAGTTTTTCCTCTTCAAAAATAAGGATTATAATTTCTGCCTTGATATGTGGACTGCGTGATTTGCTATATGCAAAATATCTAGTATATAATAGGTGCTGAATTAATACTACTTTCTGTAGCTCATTCTTAATCactgcttaattttaaaaagtttacaatgactactgcttttttaaaaattgtttgtaattattatataaaatctaAGTCCTATAGAAAAGTACAAAGCAGGCCAGGTGCTATACcttacacctgtcatcccaacacttttgaAAGGCAGGGTAGAAGgattgctcaaggccaggagtatgagaccagcatgaggaacatagcaagatctcatctctataaaaaattaaaacccagtTGTGGTaatatgcatctgtagtcccagctactcgggaagctgaggcaggtggatcactagaacccaggagtttgagactgcaggctgggtaacagagtgagaccctgtcagagagagggaggggggagagagagagaagagagagagaaaaaagaaaagtacaaagaagacaGTAATAAATCATGAAATTTTCAGCCACCAAGAAATAACTCAACATTAAGTGATATCGCCAGGCCTGATAGCCCATGcctggctgaggcacgagaatcgcttgagcctcggaggcggaggttgcagtgagtcaagattccACAAtccactcccagcctgggcaacagagacagcccttttctggcaaaaaaaaaaaaagttaataatttatACCCCTTTTTTTGCAAATACGTAGTTAGGTAAGTTGATAtattaatgcattaaaaatagctttgcctggtgtggtggctcaggcctgtaatcccagcactttgggaggccaaggcgagcagattgTGAGGTCCGGAGTtagagacaatcctggccaatatagtgaaacactgtctctactaaaaatacaaaaattagctgggcatggtggcaggtgcctgtaatcccattttcttgggagggtgaggcaggagaatctcttgaacctgtgaggcgtaggttagagtgagccgagatcacgccactacactccagcctggcaacagagtgacactcttaaaaaaaaaaacaacggccgggcgcggtggctcaagcctgtaatcccagcactttgggaggccgagacgggtggatcacgaggtcaggagatcgagaacatcctggctaacatggtgaaaccctgtctctactgaaaaatacaaaaaactagctgggcgaggcggcaggcgcttgtagtcccagctactcaggaggctgaggcaggagaatggcgtaaacccgggaggcggagcttgcagtgagctgagatccggccactgcactccagcccgggcaacagagcgagactccgtctcaaaaacaacaacaacaaaaacaaataactttaCGTATTTTACATGTGTTTTAGTTCAACCATATATAACTTTCATTTTGCTTGATACAACAGAAGCTGAAGAAACTAAAGGTGGGAGAATTTCTGAACTTCAGATAAATGCCTATGTGAAAGTGGTATCTTTTTATACAACAttcattaaaattatgaaaaaaggtAATAAAAGTAACATGATTCTTTTTAATCTGCAGTTTCTATTTTCACCTACAGCTGCTGTATTTTTCGACTTGGTGCATGTTTGAGAGTTTCTGTTTAATGCGTTTATACTTGGatagctatttctttttctttttattatttatttatttatttttttttgagacagaatcttgctctgtcgcccaggctggagtgcagtggtgcgatctcgtctcagtgcaacctccgcctcccaggttcaagcgattctcctgcctcagcctcctgagtagctgggattacaggtgcacgctaccatgcttggaaatttttgttttttagtagagatggggtttcaccatcttggccaggctggtctcgaactcctgaactcaggtgatctgcccgcctcggcctctcaaagtgctgggattgctggcgttcagccatcatgcctggcctgggaGAATATTCttgattcattttccttttcttcagtttttcctttaacTTCTGACTTTATTGTCGTCTAGCTTTGGCTGGGGTTATGGGAAGCTCTGAGGCTGGCTGGAGGTTCTTCCCACATGTACTTATGTTTTCCTGCCCAAAGGCCAGTGGAGTACTTTCTTTACCATTGAAATTCAATAGCTTAGCCAGGGTTGGCTCCAGGCCAGTCATTCTGTACTAATTTTTCCAGGTATATGGTTTGCCCTTTGACTACTATGTACTTCTCTATCTCTGCacacaatctttctttctttcttctttctttcttttcttttcttttcttttcttttcttttcttttcttttcttttctttctttctttctttctttctttctttctttctttctttctttcttctttctttctttctttctctctctctttctttttctccttctttccttttccttctttctttcattttttctcaataggaaaaaaaaatctaataatctggttttaaaatgggcaaaagatcagagtagacatttctcaaaagagacatacaaatgacaaatgggtatttgaaaatgtgctcaacgtcattgatcatcagagaaacagaaatcaaaactacaatgagctatcatcctaccccagttaaaatggcttatatccaaaagacaggcaataacaaattctattgaggatgtggagaaaagggacctGGTACATCCTCAATAGAATTGaggtacactgttggtaggaatgtaaattagtacaaccactacctggtacactgttggtaggaatgtaaattagtacaaccactatggagaacggtttggagggtcctcaaaaagctaaaagtagagctactttatgatccagtaatcctactgctaggtatatatcccaaagaaagaaaatcaatatattgaagaaatatctgcatttctatatttattgcaacactattcacaatagccaagactggaagcaatctaagtgtccatcaacaggtcaATGGATAGAGAAGATgtagtacatacacacaatggagtattactcAGCCATGAGAAAGAATagaatcctgttatttgcaacaacatgggtagAACTAAAGATCATTATGTTAcctaaaataagccagacacagaaatgcaaattttgcATGTTCCCAGTCATTTGTGGGTGCTAAacattaaaacaactgaactcaaaaatagagagtagaatgatgattaccagagtctgggaagggtagtgggctGGAGGGGGTGCACAGGAataattaatgggtacaaaaatacagttagaatgaataagatgtagtatttggtagtacaacagggtgactgtagtaaacaataatttatttcatatttaaaaatagctaaaagaggtcagatgtggtggcttatgtttgtaatcccagcactttgggaggccaaggcaggtggatcacctgaggtcaggagtgcgagaccagcctgaccaatatggcaaaacccagtctctactaacaatacaaaaattggccaagtgtgatggcacacacttgtagtcccagctacgcaggaggctgaggcaggagaatcgcttgaacctgggggaggagggtggaggttgcagtgagccaagatcgcagcactgcactccaacccaggtgacagagatagactccatctcaaaacaaaacaaacaaaacaaagcaaaaaagctGTAAGagcataattggattgtttgtaaagCAAAGAAAGGACAAACGCTTAAGGTGATGGGCATCCCAGTAACCCTtctgtgattattacacattacatgcctgtatcaaaacatctcatgcaccccataaatacatacacctactaagtatccacaaaaattaaaagtaaagcaTTTAAAACTCCCTATCTTGGCCAGATGTGGGGCATCCACCAGTAATGCCAGTGTTTTTTGAGGCCaggatgggagaatcacttgagtctgggagtttgagacccacctaggcaacataacaagactcctgtctctaataataaaaaacttagccaggcatggtggggctcatgccagtagtcccagctacttaggaggctgagacagcaggatcccttgaacccaggaggttgaggctgcagtgagctatgattgccccactgcactccagcctgggtgacagtgagaccatgtctcttaaaaaaacaaaccaatcCTAACATGATCAGACCCTGCCTGCCACCCTCTATTCTTTTCCTCTTGCTCATTGTGCAGCAGGCATCTGGGCTGCTTTTCTGCTCCTGTAAATGCCAAGTGGTTTCCCTCTTCAagacctttgcacatgctctcCCCCACCCGAAATGGACTTCCCATACCTCCTGCTGAAGCTGGATTTTTCTCATGTTTCAGACCTCAGCTCCCACATCACCTTGGCAGAGAAATCCACCCTCATCCTGTGGAGGGGGAATCATCCTCCTTTTCATTGCCTCCTCCTGCCGGGTTCTCTCAAAGCAGATACCACACTCAAAAATCAGCTTGTTATTTATTGAATTGCTCATCTGTATGTCCTCTTCCCAAACTCACACCAAATCAGAACAGAGGCTCCCTGCAGGAGGAGTCCCATCTTATTCATTCTCAGAACCTAatacagtacttggcacatagtaggcacacaATAATTGTCATTAGAATGAATAAGTATCAAGGGGCCGgctgtagtggctcatgcctgtaatcccagcactttaagaggccgaggcaggtggatcacctcgggttaggagttcaaaaccagcctggccaatatggtgaaacctcgtctctactaaaaatacaaaaattagctgggcatggtggtgcacacctgtaatcccagctactggggaggctgaggcaggagaaccacttgagtctgggaggtggatattgcagtgagccaagattgtgccactacaatccagcctgggtgaaagagtgagactccatctcaaaaaataaataaataaaaagagcaaaaaaagaatgagtaagtATCAAGGAAGGGAGATTTTGTGATTTGCCACCTTTACATGGAAATCCTGCTTAACATTGACATTTTCTATTTGATGGTATTTCTATAATAAGAAATTGAAACTAAGGTAATTGAAAGAGAATGAGGTTGGGCACGATGATTCATGCCtcgaattccagcactttgggaggctgaagggggaggattaTGTGAGGGTAgcattttgagaccagcctgggcaatgtacagagaaccctgtctctgcaaaaataacatttaaaaactgaactAGGTGtgccaggtacaatggctcatgcctgtaatcccagcaccttgggaggttgaggctggtggatcacctgaggtcaggagttcaagaccagttgggccaacatagtgaaaccccatccctacctaaaatacaaaaattagccagtgtgatggcaaatgcctctagtcccagctaattgggaggctgagacaggagaattgcttgaaccagggaggcagaatttgtagtgagctgagatcaggccattgcactccagcctggatagcaAGAGAAAAACTTCATCAGATgtcgtggcacgtgcctgtagtgccagctctcaggaggctcaggggcaagaatcacctgagcccaggagatacaggctgcagtgagccatgggtgcaccactgcactccagtctgagggaCAGAACTAGACCTTATAgctaagaacaaaaaataaacaaatgaaaaaaaccgggcacggtggctcatgcctgtaattccaggactttgggaggccgaggcgagtgaatcacctgaggtcaggagttcaagtccagcctggccaacatggtgaaacactggaTGTCTCCAGCCCACAGCCAGAGAGGACCTGAGGCCTGCCAGCAGCCGTGGAAGGGGGTTTGAAAGAGGATTCTGAAGCCTTGAGAGAGCTGCAGCCCTGACTGACAGCTCGATCGTATCCTGGTGAGAGCCTGAGCCAGAGGACACAGCTAACCTCACCCAGATTCCTAGCCCATGGAaactgtgaggaaaaaaaatagtttattaagcTGCTGAATTGGGGGCAATTTTTACCCAATAACAGATAACTATTATAAGGATATTGCTTATTACTCAAAATCACTATATAAAGCCCCTGAAAAATTGAAAGCTGCAACCAGGGAAACACTGAAAATCTCCAAGAACACTGTGTTTCTTCTTGAAGACAGTGAGAAAGCATATACATCTGTTTCCCTTTTAGTTTTGgccaccaggaagctcagagccaaATTTACGacacaattttaataattttgtaagcCCCTATAGCCTGCTTATCTGTGTTCTGATTCCtggcttttcattttattctgacttttggttttctttgtccTGATTTTATTAGctcatctttatatttttctgtattatttgaatTATGGCAAACCACCTCAAATTCAGCTTACAGAGAAGCAAGGCATTcgtaagtttttgttgttgttgttgagtctttcactctatcacccagactggagtgcagtggcacgatctcagctcactgcaacctctgcctcctgggttgcagcaattctcatgcctcagcctcccgagtagctgggattacaggcgcccaccactacactcggctattttttttttttttttttttttggtgtttttattagagacgggggtttcactatgtagaccaggctggtctcgaactgctgacctcaagtgatccacctgcctcggcctcccaaagcgttgggattacaggctgtgagctaccgcaccagcccataaatcattttataaaaagtttttaaattcaaaacatagttttgcacattaaaaaaaaaaaaaaagttttgcacaCGTTGAACACAGAGTGCCCAGAGGTGGTAGTAGGAAGATGAGGTCATAGGAGTGTGGCTCTAAAGTTCCGCTCATTGGCCAGGGTTGATTTGGATTGGGTCAGAAATATCAAGCGATAACGACgaaaaagggaaaagggatgGCAATCCAGAGGGGCCGAGGCCTCCCCCAGTCGCCCACAGTAGCATCCTTGCAATGTGTTCCTTGCACCGGTCCCCTAAGTCCCTCCCGCGCTAGCCGCCCAGCCCCGCCCCTCCCGGGCCCTGCCCCTCCAGACCCCGCCcttccccgccccgcccctctCTCGCCCGGGCCCCACCCCTTCCCGGGCCCCACTCCTGGGGCGCACCTTGCGCCCACCCGCCTCAGTCGCCGCCGGCCATTCGGCGTCCCGGCGGTTTCCTGCTCCGCCCTGTCCCTCCGCGCGGGCGCTCGCCTTCCCCGCCTCGCAGGCCTCACTCGGTTCAGGGCGGTTGGGCCGCACGCCTGTCGGGGCGGGGCTGGAGCGGGGGACCGAGCCAATggggcgcggcggcggcggcggtggctgTTGCTGTGGCGGCTGTGTCCGACCCAGACGGGCTGAGATGGAGCCGGAGGGAGATGGAGGGAGGCGGAGGGAGGCGGCGGGAGGCAGTGTCGGCGGCAGCGGCGTAGGGAggaaggtggcggcgcctgtccTGCTGAGGGTGTGGGTGCATGCAGTGTGCGCCGCCGCCGGGATCCAGCTCTCCATCTGCGCCTACCATGTGGAGCTGGAGAAGAAGCGGGACCACCGGCCCTCTGCGACCTGGGACCCTGGATGAAGTGCTCCGCTGCGCTTGCCTCCAGGTAGCCGGCGTTGGGGAGCGGGGCCAGGAGCGGCCGAGCGGGGCGAGCGCGGAGGCCGGGGCCGGGGAGCGCGCGGCTGGAGCTCGGGACTGGAGGCCGCGGGGACTGGGCCGCGGGGGCACTGACGTGGTCGGGCCGGGCGGGGGGCGACCTGAGCCCAGGTCGCGGGGAGGTGGTGGCGGTGCCGCGAGGCCGCCGGGGAGGAATGAGGTGGCAGAGTGCAGCCGGGAGGCCGGGGCAGACGGGGAGCGGTCGGGCGGGCTGGGACCGGGCTGGGCAGGAGCTCGAGGGGGCTGCGGAGGGTGGGTCTCGGCCGGCTTGACAGGTTTCCTGGTTCTCGGGAGGTGGGCCGAGGGTGTGGGACCCTGTCCGCCGCACCCGCGAGACCAGCGGCCACCTCTTGTCCCCACCATCGCTGCAGCGGAGGCTCTGGAGCCGGCTCCGACCCGAGGAGGGTTGCGTTTCCCGCTGTCTTCGTGATGCTGGGTCAGGTGTTTCCGTGGTCAGGCCTCTTTGTACTCCAGCGCTGGTGAGAATTTGCAGACTTACTGGGACGGTGACATTTGCAGATAAACACGAATTTGACCCTATTCTGCAGGAAGGGGGGAAATGGTCTGAGTTCAAGTCTAGTTTAAGCTTCACTGGAGTAAAGGACAAGTATGTTATGTTTATGGCGGTGTTTTACGCATTGGGATGACTTGTAAACATTGTTGCTTATTAATATAATAGGATACCCATAACAGATTTAAAACACACGCCTTGCTAAACTGGAGCTATTGGTTTGTGTTACtgatcattttagttttttttttttttaatgttgtaatTGGTTTGTCTGttaggttttattttaatgtattaaatttCCCTAGGCAAGTTACTTTTAAAAAGGGgggaatttacattttaaaagaggctgccttttttttttttttttttttttttaacacgggGTGATTAAAAACATAACAGAAGTCGAAGGAATGATTTCAAAATTGGTAGGTTACGATTTTAATAGAGACGATGTCTGATATTTAGATGTTTGTTAACAGTAGTCACATTTGAGCGATTTCTTCCCCTGCTGTTGATTGGTAAATTGGTATGTATCAGAAATGTATAGCTCACTAGTTTATTTCGACTCACATATTGTTTATTACATGAACAAGGTAGCATTGGAGTTTGTCTTGTTATTGGTTACAAATTTTAGGGAGCTGATCTTTCCACTTAGCTTTTTTCATGGACCAGGTACTCTCTCATTTGCTGTTAAACAAAAATCGTGTAGCTTTTTACAGGGGAAATAATTATCATAGGgccaaatgaaacattttaaaaatgtatttaaaatgtaggTATCAGGTTACAGGGGAAATACACAGATGTGACAAAAAGCTCACATTTGTTGTTGGTTATTCAGACCAAGGTTAATAGGCTGATTCGACTCTCAGATACTCTTTGAGAACCATTGAGTGTcttttatgcaaatatttttatgttattttcactGTCAGAAAGGAGTTTTAAACTTGTAAGTACCTTTCACCCAAAgttagttgaatgaataaatacataaggaAAACATGTAGCAGCACATTTCAAGTATTTAAGAAACAAGAAGAgctaaaaataacttttgatcCTAGTTTAATATGGAATTTAAGCAgaatttttactaatttttgatttttttttttgaaacagtctatAATAAATGGACCTTTTAACATTGGGGCATGGAAAGAGTACTTTACTGTATGcttaagttgttttattttttgagagagagtcttgctgttgtcgcccaggctggagtgcaatggcgcgatcttggctcgctgctaCCTCCgtctccaggattcaagtgattctcctgcctcagcctccccagtagctgggattacagactctcgccatcatgccaggctaatttttgtatttttagtatagagggggtttctccatgttggccaggctggtctcaaactcctgacctcggttgatccgcctgcctcggcctcccaaagtgtggggttACCGCGGTGAGcgactgcgcccggccttaagaattttaagttcttaaaattgccgtttcttggctgggcgcggtggctcacgcggcaatcccagccct
It includes:
- the LOC113219802 gene encoding septin-2-like, giving the protein MRWQSVSWFSGGGPRVWDPVRRTRETSGHLLSPPSLQRRLWSRLRPEEGCVSRCLRDAGSGVSVVRPLCTPALVDIVPLITKADTISKNDLRMFKSKIMSELISSGIQIYQLPTDEETAAQANSSINISFSNNI